A window from Pleuronectes platessa chromosome 6, fPlePla1.1, whole genome shotgun sequence encodes these proteins:
- the ajap1 gene encoding adherens junction-associated protein 1 has protein sequence MGTTVSILPSPSALRTGSCVGHRVWILLAMTHLTLDFSVCSPLNQGPGIKLTPKLVPRSRPRLQPLWDTPNKLHWRTVSPLAHRLFNPIPPPKDNRAGIGPKIKGQQHRKPTHKGKAACKDCQLRYFQMQTGGLSAVIAEAPPALSSGNRGDTMRLLLRARRQLKWDSYDKSQEGRTTTVAGFIDWGPTGTDSIDGDDKPQPNVTLFARASSTTVTTTTSTATRLSQRTVTVGTTQEPKRPGPTKIPISSGTVKPSKPYGDTPGLAVHQIITITVSLIMVIAALITTLVLKNCCAQSGNGRHNSHQRKIHQQEESCQNLTDFTPARVPSKVDIFTAYNDSLQCSHECVRTAVPIYTDEMIQQTPVYKSAYNGNRPSPTERQLIPVAFVSEKWFEISC, from the exons ATGGGAACCACAGTGAGCATCTTGCCCAG ccCGTCTGCTTTGAGGACAGGCAGCTGTGTGGGGCACCGGGTGTGGATCCTGCTGGCGATGACCCACCTCACCCTGGACTTCTCAGTGTGTAGCCCCCTTAACCAGGGTCCGGGGATCAAACTCACGCCCAAATTGGTGCCTCGCTCGAGGCCTCGCTTGCAGCCCCTCTGGGACACACCCAATAAGCTTCACTGGAGAACAGTGAGCCCGTTGGCCCACCGGCTCTTCAACCCTATCCCTCCACCCAAAGACAACAGGGCAGGGATAGGGCCAAAAATCAAGGGTCAACAGCATCGGAAACCGACACATAAAGGAAAAGCAGCGTGTAAGGATTGCCAGTTGAGATACTTTCAAATGCAGACTGGTGGTCTTTCAGCTGTTATAGCAGAAGCTCCACCAGCTTTATCCAGTGGGAACAGAGGAGACACGATGAGGCTGTTACTGAGAGCCAGAAGGCAGCTGAAATGGGACAGCTATGACAAGTCTCAGGAGGGCCGGACTACCACGGTGGCCGGATTTATCGACTGGGGACCCACAGGTACAGATAGCATAGATGGCGATGACAAACCGCAGCCAAATGTAACGCTGTTCGCCAGGGCCTCATCTACCACAGTGACCACAACCACTAGTACAGCAACCAGGCTCTCCCAAAGGACGGTCACTGTAGGTACCACACAAGAGCCCAAGAGGCCAGGCCCCACCAAGATCCCAATCAGCTCGGGGACTGTCAAACCATCAAAGCCATATGGGGACACACCAG gtttGGCAGTTCACCAGATAATCACAATCACTGTGTCTCTCATTATGGTTATCGCAGCCTTGATCACAACACTGGTCCTTAAAAACTG CTGTGCACAGTCGGGAAATGGTCGCCACAATAGCCATCAGCGCAAGATCCACCAGCAGGAGGAGAGTTGCCAAAATCTGACAGACTTCACCCCGGCCCGGGTGCCCAGCAAGGTGGACATCTTCACTGCCTACAATGACAGCCTGCAGTGCTCACATGAGTGCGTTCGGACTGCCGTGCCCATCTACACCGATGAGATGATTCAGCAGACACCTGTCTACAAGAGTGCATACAACGGAAACAG GCCGTCCCCCACCGAACGTCAGCTGATTCCTGTGGCCTTCGTGTCGGAGAAATGGTTTGAGATCTCCTGTTGA